In Xenorhabdus poinarii G6, the following are encoded in one genomic region:
- a CDS encoding ATP-binding cassette domain-containing protein — translation MQACYYLYSLRGILYDGLDSYVDEKGSSLSGGERQIIGLARLYLKTPEILLFDEPTTYLDNRKINSFAESLNNIVCGKTVLMISHDPRVFHLAERVIKVDKGKVVFDGSLQEYMGQSRTYANLDE, via the coding sequence ATGCAAGCTTGTTATTACTTATATTCTCTTCGGGGTATCCTCTATGATGGTTTGGATTCATACGTAGACGAAAAAGGTTCTTCTTTGTCAGGTGGAGAAAGGCAAATTATTGGTTTAGCGCGGTTGTATCTTAAGACACCTGAAATATTGCTATTTGATGAACCAACCACTTACTTGGACAATCGAAAAATCAATAGCTTTGCGGAATCATTGAATAATATTGTTTGTGGTAAAACAGTGCTTATGATAAGCCATGATCCCCGTGTTTTTCACCTTGCTGAAAGAGTGATTAAAGTCGATAAAGGAAAGGTCGTATTTGATGGCTCTCTTCAAGAGTATATGGGGCAATCAAGAACATACGCTAATCTTGACGAATGA
- a CDS encoding alpha/beta fold hydrolase: MSIFDHQSGQFIKVDGADIYYETAGNPDNYPIILLHGGMGNLTSFNPLAEYLQHYYLVAIDTRGHGKSTLGNVPLSYQQLQSDFIKVINELRIQSCAIIGHSDGGIVALRLAAQQFAPIDRVIVIGATWQLTDSDPVKSIYESISTESWLQVFPKAENTYQGLNSQPDFDRLMNAVRTMWLDQSSTGYPDTTISNIVCPVLICRGDNDFLVSLTHSQEMVEKIDSASLFNIPYTSHSVHEERPEWLSSVFDHFLKENAEG; the protein is encoded by the coding sequence ATGAGCATTTTTGATCACCAATCAGGGCAATTTATCAAGGTCGATGGCGCTGATATTTATTATGAAACCGCAGGAAACCCTGATAACTACCCCATTATCTTATTACATGGTGGGATGGGTAATTTAACCTCATTTAATCCATTAGCAGAATACTTACAACATTATTACCTAGTAGCTATTGATACTCGTGGTCACGGGAAATCAACATTGGGTAATGTTCCATTAAGCTATCAGCAACTACAATCAGATTTTATAAAAGTCATTAATGAATTAAGAATACAGAGCTGTGCCATTATTGGTCATAGCGATGGTGGTATTGTTGCATTACGTTTAGCGGCACAGCAATTTGCACCTATTGATAGAGTCATTGTAATTGGCGCCACGTGGCAACTGACGGATAGTGATCCAGTCAAATCAATTTATGAAAGCATCAGCACAGAGAGTTGGTTGCAAGTATTCCCGAAGGCAGAAAATACATACCAAGGCCTTAATTCTCAGCCTGATTTTGATCGTTTAATGAACGCTGTTCGTACAATGTGGTTGGATCAAAGCTCAACAGGTTACCCTGATACTACCATTTCAAATATTGTATGCCCTGTATTAATTTGCCGAGGCGATAATGATTTTCTAGTTTCGCTTACACATTCTCAAGAAATGGTGGAAAAAATCGATTCTGCAAGTTTATTTAATATTCCCTACACATCACACAGCGTACATGAGGAGAGGCCAGAATGGTTATCTAGCGTATTTGACCATTTTTTAAAGGAAAACGCAGAAGGATAA
- a CDS encoding isocitrate lyase/PEP mutase family protein, whose protein sequence is MNFTKLHYQNKPLLIANVWDVGSAMIAQQIGYQALGTSSAAIAATLGYEDGEAMSFDELLYIVNRIRSVSDLPLSVDVEAGFGKTAREITINLKRLSQLGVVGINLEDSKVINGIRQLDDAAIFASMLKEVRRALADENYQLFFNIRTDTFLLNHEQALQETLLRARLYEEAGANGLFVPCLTYENDIETIAQGINVPLNIMCMPDLPSFDKLGELGVNRISMGNFIHSAIQLKLKDLMSNIKLQQSFAGVFTHENYR, encoded by the coding sequence ATGAACTTCACTAAACTTCATTATCAAAATAAACCATTACTCATTGCAAATGTCTGGGATGTGGGTAGTGCGATGATAGCACAACAAATAGGTTATCAAGCGTTAGGTACGTCAAGCGCAGCGATTGCCGCTACATTAGGTTACGAAGATGGTGAAGCAATGTCTTTTGATGAATTGCTATATATCGTCAATCGAATCAGATCCGTCAGTGACCTACCACTAAGCGTTGATGTTGAAGCCGGTTTTGGAAAAACAGCTAGAGAGATAACTATTAATCTTAAGCGGCTCTCTCAGCTTGGAGTCGTTGGTATCAACCTAGAGGATAGCAAGGTAATTAACGGAATCAGACAACTTGATGATGCTGCCATATTTGCCAGCATGTTAAAAGAAGTCCGACGTGCGTTAGCTGACGAAAATTACCAACTATTTTTTAATATCCGCACCGATACATTTCTTCTCAATCATGAACAAGCATTACAAGAAACATTATTACGCGCTCGTTTATATGAAGAGGCGGGTGCAAACGGTCTTTTTGTTCCATGTCTAACTTATGAAAATGATATTGAGACGATTGCACAAGGTATTAATGTGCCACTAAATATAATGTGTATGCCAGATCTACCATCTTTCGACAAACTGGGTGAACTAGGTGTAAATCGTATTTCTATGGGTAATTTTATACATTCAGCAATTCAATTAAAGCTTAAAGATTTAATGTCAAATATCAAATTGCAACAGTCATTTGCAGGTGTTTTTACTCATGAAAATTATCGATAA
- a CDS encoding DUF2523 family protein, giving the protein MYGILLSALNTALGFVLRTVVIKFVVFGALYFIVKELFSAVVDLLPQSSNIQSLFDLLPDAAWYFINLFQGAFGVSLVVTAWFTRFIIRRIPVIG; this is encoded by the coding sequence ATGTACGGTATTCTTCTTTCTGCTTTAAATACGGCTTTAGGTTTTGTTCTTCGTACAGTAGTTATTAAATTTGTCGTGTTTGGTGCACTGTATTTTATTGTCAAAGAGTTGTTTTCTGCTGTTGTGGATTTACTGCCGCAGAGTTCCAATATTCAGTCTTTGTTTGATTTGTTGCCTGATGCAGCTTGGTATTTTATTAATTTGTTTCAGGGGGCGTTTGGGGTGAGCTTAGTGGTTACCGCTTGGTTTACGCGTTTTATTATTCGTCGCATTCCTGTGATTGGGTGA
- a CDS encoding DUF1161 domain-containing protein, which translates to MMVKKILLTGALFVALSSFAAQATQDSQKVTCESLKEEIAQKIMKNGVSKTDFRLDLISGDHVNTSGKVIGHCDKGKTKIVYIRLSHTSTAPDKAPSDKKSSH; encoded by the coding sequence ATGATGGTGAAAAAGATCCTACTGACCGGCGCTTTGTTCGTTGCGCTTTCCTCTTTTGCGGCGCAGGCTACTCAAGATTCACAAAAAGTGACATGCGAAAGCCTGAAAGAAGAAATTGCGCAGAAGATCATGAAAAATGGTGTTTCAAAAACGGATTTTAGGCTTGATTTAATTTCTGGTGATCACGTTAATACAAGTGGAAAGGTCATTGGTCATTGTGATAAAGGGAAAACAAAAATAGTCTATATTCGTCTTTCTCACACGAGCACGGCTCCAGATAAAGCACCAAGTGATAAAAAAAGCAGCCATTAG
- a CDS encoding DUF1283 family protein: protein MNVRGSSIIKCVSAITLLFSLFWQTPALSTPCTTGNTCVTINGGEESAVSKEMARQNKEEWNEQRPLRQKMDRRREKEFDKYEVEVDNREACLKSANINAYWEPSTKRCLDVNTGHPIEP from the coding sequence ATGAACGTTCGTGGTTCTTCGATAATTAAATGTGTTTCTGCTATCACCCTACTGTTTTCTCTCTTCTGGCAAACACCCGCTTTGTCGACGCCCTGTACGACAGGAAATACATGTGTAACCATTAATGGTGGTGAAGAAAGCGCCGTAAGTAAAGAAATGGCTCGCCAAAACAAAGAAGAATGGAATGAACAGAGACCATTGCGTCAAAAGATGGATAGACGTAGAGAGAAAGAATTTGATAAATATGAGGTAGAAGTTGATAATCGTGAAGCCTGTTTGAAAAGTGCCAACATTAATGCCTATTGGGAACCAAGCACAAAACGTTGCCTGGATGTCAATACAGGTCATCCAATCGAACCTTGA
- a CDS encoding zonular occludens toxin domain-containing protein, with product MSITAYFGVPGSGKSHECVKSVILPAYLQGRRIITNIDGINPAAIRDYAVKLSKGKKIVFGEIVSVNDERVIKAGFFPYKRSDEEGYSGNDAFCKAGDLICLDEVWRFWSSDKDLTAEHRSFIAEHRHFTDPDSGLCCDLVLMNQHPDTIARFIKTRIETSFRMTKLVMIGAKNRYRVDVYNGVKLTKSGRTTHYQNKYDKNIFKFYHSYNGGKGSEATVDTRQNVFSQTKLWVFLFGFLFLFGCSGYFIYAFFTGYSDNNPVVSGVDSDDVLHKTTSHIGGGYDNKSLREGGGDKRVEKEIDKPVSSSSWRISGVLNIDNYTYVTLVNASGDIRLVNKTGFQGKGIMMFGFIDGEKVTYFSGVSK from the coding sequence ATGTCTATAACGGCTTACTTTGGCGTTCCCGGCTCTGGTAAAAGTCATGAGTGTGTGAAAAGTGTCATTCTTCCGGCTTATTTACAAGGCAGACGGATTATTACCAATATTGACGGCATTAATCCCGCTGCCATTCGTGATTATGCGGTGAAATTATCTAAAGGCAAGAAAATTGTTTTTGGCGAGATAGTTTCAGTGAATGATGAAAGGGTGATAAAGGCGGGATTTTTTCCTTACAAGCGTAGTGATGAAGAGGGTTATTCGGGTAACGATGCCTTTTGTAAAGCGGGTGACCTGATTTGTCTTGATGAAGTTTGGCGGTTCTGGTCTTCGGATAAAGATTTAACCGCTGAACATCGGTCTTTTATTGCTGAGCATCGCCATTTTACTGACCCTGATAGTGGTTTATGTTGCGATTTGGTGTTGATGAATCAGCATCCTGATACGATAGCCCGATTTATAAAAACCCGTATTGAAACCTCTTTCAGGATGACTAAGTTAGTGATGATCGGGGCTAAAAATCGTTATCGTGTTGATGTCTATAATGGCGTGAAATTAACCAAATCTGGCCGCACGACGCACTATCAGAATAAGTACGATAAAAATATATTTAAATTTTATCATTCTTATAACGGAGGAAAGGGCAGTGAAGCAACTGTTGACACTCGTCAAAATGTGTTTAGCCAAACTAAATTATGGGTATTTTTATTTGGGTTTTTATTCTTATTTGGTTGTAGTGGTTATTTTATCTACGCCTTCTTTACTGGTTATTCTGACAATAACCCTGTCGTATCTGGTGTTGATAGTGATGATGTCTTACATAAGACAACTTCACATATTGGCGGCGGATATGACAATAAGTCTTTGCGAGAGGGAGGCGGAGATAAAAGAGTTGAGAAAGAAATAGACAAACCGGTTTCTTCTTCTTCTTGGCGTATATCAGGTGTTTTGAATATTGACAATTACACTTATGTGACGTTGGTTAATGCTTCTGGTGACATCAGGCTGGTGAATAAAACGGGTTTTCAGGGGAAAGGAATAATGATGTTTGGCTTTATTGATGGGGAAAAGGTGACTTATTTTAGCGGGGTATCGAAATGA
- a CDS encoding type II secretion system protein GspD, whose protein sequence is MNRVIFIITLLFVPFSFAKGVNFSLDGVTVPKSVNFIYSQVFKKPFMISPDVITDTRLVSFHITPDLDEKAFFVRYLNNMGIGVTNKSGVDYIYKLKIVEPVIPQHTFVYKPRYRSVGYLTSVLSSVVQGRFGYGSSMSTYVGGSKAPNHSASGANSFSSSGDMLVFYGTKADISRIEQILPSIDTVSDEVYVGGYVYQVQTTERNGSGLALAAKLLSQRFSIQIGGNGSGIGMDNFIKFSSGNINALVELFNTDSRFTVVSSPSLRARSGTSASFSVGEDVPVLSNVSYSGDKPIQSVEYRSSGVIFNVMPEVRQNVIDLSISQELSNFAKTHTGVNNSPTLIKRNIQTSVSVNDGDIILIGGLADNKDTDANTGLSFMPSWLSSSSKEKTKTDIVIILQAKKVKR, encoded by the coding sequence ATGAACAGAGTTATTTTTATTATTACTCTTTTATTTGTCCCTTTCTCTTTTGCTAAAGGCGTTAATTTTTCCCTTGATGGTGTAACCGTTCCAAAATCAGTAAATTTCATTTATAGCCAGGTATTTAAGAAGCCTTTTATGATTTCACCGGATGTGATTACGGATACGCGATTAGTTTCGTTTCATATCACACCAGACTTGGACGAAAAGGCTTTTTTTGTTCGCTACTTAAATAACATGGGGATTGGTGTAACCAATAAATCAGGCGTTGATTACATTTATAAATTAAAAATTGTCGAACCGGTTATCCCGCAGCATACCTTTGTCTATAAACCGCGGTATCGTTCTGTGGGCTATTTAACGTCCGTGCTTTCCAGTGTTGTTCAGGGGCGGTTCGGTTATGGTAGTTCAATGTCTACTTATGTAGGCGGATCTAAAGCCCCTAATCATTCTGCCTCTGGCGCGAATTCCTTTAGTTCTTCGGGTGATATGCTTGTTTTCTATGGGACTAAGGCGGATATTTCACGGATAGAGCAGATTTTGCCTTCTATTGATACGGTGTCTGACGAGGTTTATGTAGGCGGTTATGTTTATCAGGTTCAGACAACGGAGCGTAACGGTTCGGGTTTAGCATTAGCGGCTAAATTACTGAGTCAACGTTTTTCTATTCAGATTGGTGGTAATGGATCTGGTATTGGTATGGACAATTTTATCAAATTTTCGTCTGGCAATATAAATGCATTAGTTGAGCTTTTTAATACTGATTCTCGTTTTACCGTGGTAAGTTCGCCCTCTCTTCGGGCGCGTTCTGGTACGTCGGCTTCATTCTCTGTGGGTGAGGATGTGCCTGTGTTGAGTAATGTCAGTTATTCGGGGGATAAACCTATTCAATCAGTGGAATATCGTTCGTCTGGGGTTATTTTTAATGTGATGCCAGAAGTCAGGCAGAATGTGATTGATTTGTCGATTAGTCAGGAACTATCAAACTTTGCCAAGACGCATACAGGCGTGAATAACTCACCCACGTTAATCAAACGTAATATTCAAACATCGGTATCGGTGAATGATGGTGACATTATCCTGATTGGCGGATTGGCTGATAATAAAGATACGGATGCGAATACCGGATTATCATTCATGCCGTCCTGGCTCTCTAGTAGCAGTAAGGAGAAAACAAAGACCGATATAGTTATTATTTTGCAAGCTAAAAAGGTGAAACGTTAG
- the bioD gene encoding dethiobiotin synthase, protein MLTRLFVTGTDTNIGKTVVTRALLQVFNREGTTAVGYKPIATEKQETQEGIRNRDALVIHQSSSVQVNYEEINPVIWESNYEVGNRADFTQMTKGLRNLGHKADRVIIEGNGGWRMLLEDETFYSDWVIQEKLPVILVVGIQSGCVNHAILSAQSIINDGATLIGWVANRINPGLAHYAKILDRLRCHIPAPQLGEIPYLLRPEERDLSCYLDLSAISEIDN, encoded by the coding sequence ATGTTAACGCGCTTATTTGTTACAGGCACGGATACCAACATCGGTAAAACAGTTGTTACCCGCGCATTACTGCAAGTCTTTAATCGTGAAGGAACAACCGCAGTGGGATATAAACCTATTGCGACAGAAAAACAAGAGACTCAGGAAGGAATACGTAATCGAGATGCTTTAGTCATACATCAATCTTCATCGGTTCAAGTGAATTATGAAGAAATCAATCCCGTGATTTGGGAAAGCAATTATGAAGTAGGAAATCGTGCTGACTTTACTCAAATGACAAAAGGGCTAAGAAATTTAGGGCATAAAGCAGATCGTGTCATCATTGAAGGTAATGGCGGATGGCGCATGCTACTGGAAGATGAAACGTTTTATTCTGATTGGGTTATACAAGAAAAACTCCCTGTCATTTTGGTTGTCGGTATTCAGTCAGGGTGTGTTAATCACGCTATTTTAAGTGCTCAATCCATCATTAATGATGGTGCAACTCTTATTGGTTGGGTTGCTAACCGCATCAATCCAGGACTTGCCCACTATGCCAAAATATTGGATAGGTTACGGTGTCACATTCCAGCACCACAGCTAGGGGAAATTCCTTATCTTTTAAGGCCAGAAGAGCGTGATTTATCTTGCTATTTGGATCTTTCTGCAATATCAGAAATCGACAATTGA
- a CDS encoding replication initiation factor domain-containing protein codes for MLTDRSVIIDYLAFSAPLSCMKDVHTFQDKGHEWRKYQHLPSYRQYHHSRFADTLSIDDYESLPDSNDVFSSSVEDINRKAERYNKELLSCLHSRLRRFIASVFGLFVGPARGTGGFAYQDSAVLYSENGGNEHFGMIYWGGNKGTFYVQIGGKGCAHVMSGITPEKLYRWFKHLDITSLKRLDLATDDYDEVFTCHHALSAYKDDAFYGGKGPKPKLGTAYEIDADGCYTKEIVTVGSRQSKVYWRVYNKALEQKVSGTWYRSEAELKDIPIEVLLDTQGAYTGLCSYAASINSAKPNKILKGEGRKAIDAIEAKVSWLRKQASSTIAKVIHFFEGDTQAALSMIVRDEHISDLNLKLDLPPIYQTLVNEKLGVSTCPF; via the coding sequence ATGCTCACTGATAGAAGCGTTATCATTGATTATCTGGCTTTTTCTGCTCCTCTTTCTTGCATGAAAGATGTTCATACATTTCAGGATAAAGGGCACGAATGGCGTAAATATCAACATCTTCCATCTTATCGACAATATCATCACAGTAGGTTTGCTGACACATTGTCAATTGATGATTATGAATCTTTACCGGATTCAAATGATGTATTTTCTTCTTCAGTTGAAGATATCAATCGTAAGGCAGAACGCTACAACAAAGAACTTCTGTCCTGCTTACATTCTCGTTTAAGACGTTTTATTGCCTCTGTATTTGGACTATTTGTTGGTCCAGCGCGCGGAACGGGCGGATTTGCCTATCAGGATTCTGCTGTCCTTTATTCTGAGAATGGTGGTAATGAACATTTTGGCATGATCTACTGGGGCGGCAATAAAGGCACTTTTTACGTACAGATCGGTGGGAAAGGGTGCGCCCATGTAATGAGTGGAATCACACCCGAAAAACTCTATAGATGGTTCAAGCATCTGGATATTACATCATTGAAGCGCTTAGATTTGGCTACAGATGATTATGATGAAGTGTTCACCTGTCATCATGCATTATCTGCTTATAAGGATGATGCTTTTTATGGCGGGAAAGGGCCTAAACCCAAACTGGGAACAGCCTATGAGATTGATGCTGATGGTTGTTATACCAAAGAAATTGTAACAGTAGGTTCTCGACAATCAAAAGTCTATTGGCGTGTCTACAATAAAGCGCTTGAGCAGAAAGTTTCCGGTACTTGGTATCGTTCCGAAGCTGAATTGAAAGATATACCAATTGAGGTTCTCTTAGACACTCAGGGAGCTTATACGGGATTATGTTCTTACGCAGCTTCTATTAATTCTGCAAAACCTAATAAGATTCTAAAAGGTGAGGGCCGTAAGGCTATTGATGCAATCGAAGCGAAAGTGAGTTGGCTTAGAAAACAGGCTTCTTCTACGATTGCAAAAGTTATTCATTTCTTTGAGGGTGACACTCAAGCCGCACTGTCCATGATAGTACGGGATGAGCATATTTCTGATTTGAATCTGAAATTAGATTTGCCCCCAATTTACCAAACATTAGTAAATGAAAAATTAGGAGTATCAACATGTCCGTTTTAG
- the ydfG gene encoding bifunctional NADP-dependent 3-hydroxy acid dehydrogenase/3-hydroxypropionate dehydrogenase YdfG translates to MIVLVTGATSGFGEAITRKFIAHGAVVIATGRRQERLDKLKNELGENVYPIQLDVRDRTAIERIVQQLPDALRNIDVLVNNAGLALGLEPAHQANPDDWETMIDTNAKGLVNMTRALLPNMVEVNRGHIINIGSTAANWPYAGGNVYGATKAFVRQFSLGLRADLHGKNIRVTDIEPGLVSGTEFSHVRFKGNEEKVDQTYARAEALTTDDVAEAVFWVANLPARVNINTLEMMPVCQSFAGLNVHRS, encoded by the coding sequence ATGATTGTTTTGGTGACAGGGGCAACTTCTGGTTTCGGTGAAGCGATTACAAGGAAATTTATCGCTCATGGTGCGGTAGTCATTGCAACAGGACGTCGTCAGGAGAGATTGGATAAGTTGAAAAACGAATTAGGGGAAAACGTCTACCCCATTCAACTTGATGTGAGGGATCGTACTGCGATTGAACGTATAGTCCAACAATTACCGGATGCCTTACGTAATATAGACGTGCTGGTCAATAATGCGGGGCTGGCATTAGGGTTAGAACCCGCACATCAGGCTAATCCCGATGATTGGGAAACCATGATTGATACTAATGCTAAAGGATTAGTGAATATGACACGGGCTTTGTTGCCTAATATGGTTGAAGTTAATCGCGGACATATTATCAATATTGGTTCCACGGCAGCAAACTGGCCCTATGCCGGCGGTAATGTATACGGTGCAACCAAAGCTTTTGTCCGACAATTTAGTTTAGGATTGCGGGCTGACTTACACGGAAAGAACATTCGGGTTACTGACATTGAACCAGGGCTTGTGAGTGGAACCGAGTTTTCTCATGTTCGTTTTAAGGGTAATGAAGAAAAAGTTGATCAGACTTATGCACGTGCTGAAGCATTGACAACAGATGATGTTGCAGAAGCGGTATTTTGGGTGGCTAATCTGCCTGCTCGCGTCAATATCAATACATTGGAAATGATGCCAGTTTGCCAGTCATTCGCGGGATTAAATGTACATAGAAGCTAG
- the mlc gene encoding sugar metabolism global transcriptional regulator Mlc, translating into MSVDIQPGHIDQIKQTNMGLVYQLIDRCGPISRIALSKKAQLAPASITKITRELIDAHLVKEMEFPDLGFRGRPAIGLQVDSQEWQFLCIRINEGHIVIGLRDLNCDLVVEEQLAFVVPQKHAFLDCIVHEIDGFFLRHQSHLERLTAISITINAIVDPVNRIIHSSPYYDIQDIPLGKFLHQRTGLPIFLQHGITAWTIAESLYGAGKNDQNLIQLVIDDNVGAGIMTAGQMLHADNHSVVEIGHIQIDPSGEPCYCGNTGCLETVVGIKKILQKAHFLADRYPDDVLNHATADNTSLKIEIDLLCQAVADGDSQIINIIHDAGERIGRIMAIMVNIFNPEKILIGSPLNRVKHILYPAIQQQITQRSLPGYSQHVDIVATQFPNAGTLPAAALIKQALYNGELLIKLMQG; encoded by the coding sequence GTGAGTGTTGATATTCAACCTGGTCATATTGACCAAATTAAGCAAACTAACATGGGATTGGTTTATCAGCTCATTGATCGGTGTGGGCCTATCTCCCGTATCGCACTTTCCAAAAAAGCTCAATTGGCACCAGCCAGTATTACTAAAATCACTCGAGAACTCATTGATGCACATTTAGTGAAGGAGATGGAATTCCCTGATCTTGGCTTTAGAGGGCGTCCCGCGATTGGTTTACAAGTGGATAGTCAAGAATGGCAATTTTTATGTATTCGTATTAACGAAGGGCATATTGTGATTGGGCTTCGTGATTTGAACTGTGATCTTGTCGTTGAAGAACAATTAGCTTTCGTTGTACCTCAGAAACATGCTTTCTTAGATTGTATTGTTCATGAGATTGATGGTTTCTTTTTACGCCATCAATCTCATCTAGAACGCCTGACGGCAATTAGCATCACCATTAATGCAATCGTCGATCCGGTTAACAGAATCATCCATAGCTCGCCATACTATGATATTCAAGATATTCCGTTGGGGAAATTTTTACATCAACGCACAGGGCTACCGATTTTTCTGCAACATGGCATTACTGCATGGACAATCGCAGAATCTTTATATGGGGCAGGGAAGAACGACCAGAATCTTATTCAGCTTGTCATTGACGATAATGTTGGTGCAGGAATTATGACGGCGGGGCAAATGCTTCATGCTGATAATCATAGTGTCGTGGAAATTGGCCATATCCAAATCGATCCCTCTGGAGAACCTTGTTACTGTGGCAATACCGGTTGTCTCGAAACGGTAGTCGGCATTAAAAAAATTTTACAAAAGGCGCATTTTCTGGCGGACAGGTATCCTGATGACGTCTTGAATCACGCAACGGCGGATAATACCTCGTTAAAAATTGAAATTGATTTACTTTGCCAGGCAGTGGCAGATGGTGATTCACAAATAATAAACATTATCCATGATGCAGGAGAGAGAATCGGGCGTATCATGGCAATTATGGTCAATATTTTTAATCCAGAAAAAATATTGATTGGTTCGCCGCTAAACCGCGTTAAACATATTCTTTATCCGGCTATTCAACAGCAGATAACACAGCGTTCACTTCCTGGTTATAGCCAACACGTTGATATTGTGGCTACCCAATTTCCTAACGCAGGTACATTACCCGCAGCCGCTTTAATAAAACAAGCGTTATATAACGGTGAATTACTTATTAAGCTTATGCAAGGATAA
- a CDS encoding bifunctional transcriptional activator/DNA repair enzyme AdaA yields the protein MKIIDNNQCNIWYQALLERNTEYTGVFFVGVKTTGVFCISVCRARKPKRENVEFYTDIKSVLDAGFRPCKVCRPMENAHSAPFFIEKALDLVRTHPKTRIRDIDLREYNISPERVRRWFMQNHGITFQAFQRMQRVNIALQELKSGRAAIDVAFDSGYESLSGFGYTYKRLTGVSPIKQSEVIMIHRFTTPLGPMFVCATERGVCLLEFTDRRMLETEFSDLQRLLKSKILSGENNHTRQTVKEVGEYFAGTRRQFDLLLDTPGSDFQRSVWKELCLIPYGQTSCYQALSAKIEKQNAVRAVAAANGANRVAIVIPCHRIIGKDGTITGYGGGVARKKWLIEHENTVLKQKI from the coding sequence ATGAAAATTATCGATAATAATCAGTGCAATATCTGGTATCAGGCATTACTTGAACGTAACACGGAGTATACAGGTGTGTTTTTTGTTGGTGTAAAAACGACGGGAGTATTCTGTATCTCGGTCTGTCGAGCTCGAAAACCGAAAAGAGAAAATGTTGAATTCTACACTGATATTAAATCTGTACTTGATGCGGGATTTCGTCCTTGTAAAGTCTGTCGACCAATGGAAAATGCGCATAGTGCACCATTTTTTATCGAGAAAGCTCTTGATCTTGTTAGAACTCACCCTAAAACTCGAATACGTGATATAGATCTTCGTGAATATAACATTAGTCCTGAACGTGTACGTCGTTGGTTTATGCAAAATCATGGAATTACCTTTCAAGCATTTCAACGAATGCAGCGGGTGAATATCGCACTTCAAGAGCTCAAAAGTGGACGGGCCGCCATTGATGTTGCTTTTGATAGTGGTTATGAATCATTAAGCGGTTTTGGTTATACCTATAAACGTCTCACAGGTGTTTCTCCAATAAAACAGAGTGAAGTGATTATGATTCACCGTTTTACCACCCCCCTTGGTCCTATGTTTGTTTGCGCAACTGAACGTGGAGTTTGCCTGTTAGAATTTACTGACCGCCGAATGCTAGAGACTGAGTTTAGCGATCTCCAACGTTTGCTAAAATCTAAAATATTATCAGGAGAAAATAATCACACACGGCAAACAGTAAAAGAGGTCGGTGAATATTTTGCTGGAACACGTCGACAGTTCGATCTTTTACTTGATACCCCTGGTAGTGATTTTCAGCGTTCTGTCTGGAAGGAATTATGTTTAATTCCTTATGGTCAAACCTCATGTTATCAAGCACTTTCTGCGAAAATTGAAAAACAAAATGCAGTACGAGCTGTGGCCGCCGCAAATGGTGCAAACCGAGTTGCAATCGTTATACCTTGCCACCGAATTATCGGCAAAGATGGCACAATAACGGGATATGGCGGTGGTGTAGCTCGCAAAAAATGGCTAATTGAGCATGAAAATACCGTGCTAAAGCAAAAAATTTAA